One region of Salvia miltiorrhiza cultivar Shanhuang (shh) chromosome 3, IMPLAD_Smil_shh, whole genome shotgun sequence genomic DNA includes:
- the LOC131014198 gene encoding 1-aminocyclopropane-1-carboxylate oxidase homolog 1-like, with protein sequence MVSSSNGDYDWAKEVKEIDETKAGVKGLVDTGITNIPKIFVHPKTSFETHPPPPTPAHGSDLPTIDFQGLRSGGEGRRVVVEEIRKAAQEWGFFRIVNHSIPVETMDAMLAAVKRFHELPHHEKAAFYTTDQRRSVKFNSNLPERENELGCWRDILSFLFYDDQLEPEEIPSACREQVQEYVKHVIQLREVMAELLSEALGLRSDYLSSMECMKSEALACLYYPKCPEPHKTFGNKSHSDTTFLTLLMQDTIGGLQILHDAQWVDVPPVRGALIANVGDLLQIISNDKFISVEHRVVAQAVGPRISVASFFTPSRKAMAKAFGPIKELVSEESPAVYREVMFGEYIEFYKTKFQGSTSALPHFKIQSL encoded by the exons ATGGTGAGTTCCAGCAATGGCGACTACGATTGGGCCAAGGAAGTTAAAGAAATCGACGAAACAAAAGCCGGTGTGAAAGGTCTTGTCGATACCGGCATAACAAACATCCCCAAAATCTTCGTGCATCCGAAGACCAGTTTCGAGACCCATCCTCCACCACCCACACCCGCCCACGGCTCCGATCTGCCGACGATCGACTTCCAAGGGCTGCGGAGCGGAGGTGAAGGGCGGCGCGTGGTGGTGGAGGAAATCCGCAAGGCGGCTCAAGAGTGGGGGTTCTTCCGCATAGTGAACCACTCGATCCCAGTGGAGACGATGGACGCCATGCTGGCGGCGGTGAAGCGCTTCCACGAGCTGCCCCACCACGAGAAGGCGGCGTTCTACACGACCGACCAGAGGCGGAGCGTGAAGTTCAACAGCAATCTGCCGGAGCGAGAAAACGAGTTGGGTTGCTGGAGGGATATCCTGAGCTTCCTCTTCTACGATGACCAGCTGGAGCCCGAGGAGATACCCTCTGCCTGCAGGGAGCAAGTGCAGGAATACGTGAAACACGTGATCCAGCTGAGGGAGGTGATGGCGGAGCTGCTGTCGGAGGCGTTGGGGCTCCGCAGCGACTACCTTTCCAGCATGGAGTGCATGAAAAGCGAGGCGCTGGCGTGTTTGTATTATCCTAAATGTCCGGAGCCGCACAAGACCTTCGGAAACAAGTCGCATTCCGACACCACTTTCTTGACCTTACTCATGCAAGACACCATCGGCGGCCTCCAGATTCTTCACGACGCTCAATGGGTCGACGTCCCTCCGGTTCGTGGGGCCCTCATAGCCAATGTTGGTGATCTCTTGCAG atcattAGCAATGACAAGTTCATAAGCGTGGAGCACAGAGTGGTGGCGCAGGCGGTGGGGCCGAGGATTTCGGTGGCGAGTTTCTTTACTCCGAGCAGGAAGGCGATGGCGAAGGCGTTTGGTCCGATCAAAGAGCTTGTTTCGGAGGAGAGTCCGGCGGTGTACAGGGAGGTCATGTTTGGAGAATACATTGAATTTTACAAGACTAAATTTCAGGGTTCCACGTCAGCCTTGCCCCATTTCAAGATTCAATCACTTTGA